The Achromobacter pestifer genome includes a region encoding these proteins:
- a CDS encoding glutathione S-transferase: MKIFYSPASPFVRKCMVIAHELGLADRIEKLPSAAGPVARDQTIIPSNPLGQVPTFITDDGQALYDSRVVCEYLNDLGGGSLFPAGKTRWQVLTEQSMADGMLGAALLARYETVLRPEALRWDGWVEGQLDKVRDGLALVEQNAAALAGRLDIGTITIGCALGYLDFRFPDLDWRAGHPATAAWYETFSQRPSMQATKP; encoded by the coding sequence ATGAAAATCTTCTACTCGCCCGCCTCGCCCTTCGTGCGCAAGTGCATGGTCATCGCCCATGAACTCGGTCTGGCCGACCGCATCGAGAAGCTGCCGAGCGCGGCCGGTCCCGTCGCACGCGACCAGACCATCATTCCCAGCAATCCGCTGGGCCAGGTGCCCACCTTCATCACCGATGACGGCCAGGCGCTGTACGACAGCCGCGTGGTCTGCGAATACCTGAACGACCTGGGCGGCGGTTCGCTGTTCCCGGCCGGCAAGACGCGCTGGCAGGTGCTGACGGAACAATCCATGGCCGACGGCATGCTGGGCGCGGCGCTGCTGGCCCGCTACGAAACCGTGCTGCGTCCGGAAGCGCTGCGCTGGGACGGCTGGGTTGAGGGCCAGCTGGACAAGGTCCGCGACGGCCTCGCGCTGGTGGAACAGAACGCCGCCGCGCTGGCGGGCCGCCTGGACATCGGCACCATCACCATCGGTTGCGCGCTGGGCTATCTGGACTTCCGATTCCCCGACCTGGACTGGCGCGCCGGCCACCCGGCCACCGCCGCCTGGTACGAGACCTTCAGCCAGCGCCCGTCCATGCAGGCCACCAAACCCTGA
- a CDS encoding DUF3100 domain-containing protein yields MSHASASLAAPSMPLSGRIRMLAAILLVVVVSEAIGSATFNVGPGKIVLQPMLWAIFIGAIVAAFGQRMPAGLNIDTAMQTRISGYLQYALLPFLAKLGLMVGGALPQVREAGWALVFQEFGHFFGTMAIGLPLALLLGIKREAIGATFSVGREPSLAIIGERYGMNSPEGRGVMAEYITGTVIGALFVALMAGFITSLNIFDPRSLAMGAGVGSGSMMAAGVGAIASQQTPEVAHQVAALAAAANLLTTVVGVYFTLFISLPTTIFLYDKLEPVLGRFSRGKAETAAAADDSVAQETPAHGAKMGFGDRLTAYVICGLFALVGNRLGYNVPFADALPGMGIIILLVVITDLVLRVVPKLPAVFVLSLIAMTAGCPGVLPYSDQIIAMVGKVNFLPFTTVILAMAGLSILKDLPAFRKLGWKIVVVSLAANAGTFLGATMIAEFFH; encoded by the coding sequence ATGTCACATGCCAGCGCAAGCCTGGCCGCGCCTTCCATGCCGCTATCCGGGCGCATCCGCATGCTCGCCGCCATCCTGCTGGTGGTTGTCGTTTCCGAGGCGATCGGCAGCGCCACCTTCAACGTCGGCCCGGGCAAGATCGTCCTGCAGCCCATGCTGTGGGCCATCTTCATCGGCGCCATCGTGGCCGCCTTCGGCCAGCGCATGCCCGCCGGCCTGAACATCGACACCGCCATGCAGACCCGCATCAGCGGCTATCTGCAGTACGCGCTGCTGCCCTTCCTGGCCAAGCTGGGCCTGATGGTGGGCGGCGCCTTGCCCCAGGTGCGCGAAGCCGGTTGGGCCCTGGTGTTCCAGGAGTTCGGCCACTTTTTCGGCACCATGGCCATCGGCCTGCCGCTGGCGCTGCTGCTGGGCATCAAGCGCGAGGCCATCGGCGCCACCTTCTCGGTGGGCCGCGAGCCCAGCCTGGCGATCATCGGCGAGCGCTACGGCATGAACTCGCCTGAAGGCCGCGGCGTGATGGCCGAGTACATCACCGGCACCGTGATCGGCGCGCTGTTCGTGGCGCTGATGGCCGGCTTCATCACCAGCCTGAATATCTTCGATCCGCGCTCGCTCGCCATGGGCGCCGGCGTGGGCTCGGGCAGCATGATGGCGGCCGGCGTGGGCGCGATCGCGTCCCAGCAGACGCCCGAAGTCGCGCACCAGGTGGCCGCCCTGGCCGCCGCCGCCAACCTGCTGACCACGGTGGTGGGCGTGTACTTCACGCTGTTCATCTCGCTGCCGACCACCATCTTCCTGTACGACAAGCTGGAACCCGTGCTGGGCCGCTTCTCGCGCGGCAAGGCCGAAACCGCCGCTGCCGCCGATGACAGCGTCGCGCAAGAGACGCCGGCGCACGGCGCCAAGATGGGCTTCGGCGACCGCCTGACCGCTTACGTCATCTGCGGCCTGTTCGCGCTGGTGGGCAACCGCCTGGGCTACAACGTGCCGTTCGCCGATGCCTTGCCGGGCATGGGCATCATCATCCTGCTGGTCGTCATCACCGACCTGGTGCTGCGCGTGGTGCCCAAGCTGCCGGCCGTGTTCGTGCTGTCGCTGATCGCCATGACCGCCGGCTGCCCGGGCGTGCTGCCGTACTCGGACCAGATCATCGCGATGGTCGGCAAGGTCAACTTCCTGCCGTTCACGACCGTGATCCTGGCCATGGCCGGCCTGTCGATCCTCAAGGACCTGCCGGCGTTCCGCAAGCTGGGCTGGAAGATCGTGGTGGTTTCCCTGGCCGCCAATGCGGGCACCTTCCTGGGCGCGACGATGATCGCGGAATTCTTCCACTGA
- a CDS encoding LysR family transcriptional regulator produces MDEKLDARRTHYFMQVMSRGSVRGAAEVLDMDPSAVSRAIAALERDCGIALFERRGRGVVPTDAGHILARYIKRQQDIQESFFSEIDSLRKAERGHIDLVLGEGFVELMFERVLPGYWRSHPEVTLDIDVARTSEIVQRIIDDRAYIGLVFQPPNDARLRTHYSRPEPIRAIVRDDHPLTRLRRPLLLTDLADHPGASMQEGFGVRQHIQAAEISEQVRLRNVLTTSSFKALWQFAAAGIGYALTPPIAVTADLRAQRLASLPLANPILNQGSLHVLSRAGRHISPAARELLDHIVRGIGAPAGSTSDTVG; encoded by the coding sequence ATGGACGAAAAACTCGACGCCCGCCGCACCCATTACTTCATGCAGGTCATGAGCCGCGGCTCGGTGCGCGGCGCCGCCGAAGTGCTGGACATGGACCCGTCCGCCGTCAGCCGCGCCATCGCCGCGCTGGAGCGCGATTGCGGCATCGCGCTGTTCGAGCGCCGCGGACGCGGCGTGGTGCCCACGGACGCAGGACATATCCTGGCACGCTATATCAAGCGCCAGCAGGACATCCAGGAGAGCTTCTTCTCCGAGATCGACAGCCTGCGCAAGGCCGAACGGGGACACATAGACCTGGTGCTGGGCGAGGGCTTCGTGGAGCTGATGTTCGAGCGCGTGCTGCCCGGCTACTGGCGCAGCCATCCGGAGGTCACGCTGGACATCGACGTGGCGCGCACCTCCGAGATCGTGCAGCGCATCATCGACGACCGCGCCTATATAGGACTGGTGTTCCAGCCGCCCAACGACGCCCGCCTGCGCACCCATTATTCGCGGCCCGAGCCCATCCGCGCCATCGTCCGCGACGACCACCCGCTGACCCGGCTGCGCCGCCCGCTGCTGCTGACCGACCTGGCCGACCATCCCGGCGCGTCCATGCAAGAGGGGTTCGGCGTGCGCCAGCATATCCAGGCCGCCGAGATCAGCGAACAGGTCCGGCTGCGCAATGTGCTGACCACCTCGTCCTTCAAGGCGCTGTGGCAATTCGCCGCCGCGGGCATCGGTTATGCGCTGACGCCGCCCATCGCAGTCACCGCCGACCTGCGCGCCCAGCGCCTGGCCAGCCTGCCGCTGGCCAACCCCATCCTCAACCAAGGCAGCCTGCACGTGCTGAGCCGCGCCGGCCGGCATATCTCGCCCGCCGCGCGCGAATTGCTGGACCACATCGTGCGCGGCATCGGCGCCCCGGCCGGTTCGACGTCTGATACGGTCGGGTAA
- a CDS encoding DUF2970 domain-containing protein: protein MLSFLRTVKSVLWGFFGVRRGRGYDADIANNKPAPLILTGLLMAACLVVILVLVARWAVNAAL from the coding sequence ATGCTCAGTTTCTTGCGCACGGTCAAATCCGTGCTGTGGGGATTCTTCGGCGTGCGCCGCGGGCGCGGGTACGATGCCGACATCGCCAACAACAAGCCGGCGCCATTGATATTGACCGGGCTGCTGATGGCGGCTTGTCTGGTGGTCATTCTGGTGCTGGTCGCGCGCTGGGCTGTGAACGCCGCGTTGTAA
- a CDS encoding nitrite/sulfite reductase has protein sequence MYVYDPVDQQLVEQRVAQFSDQTRRFLDGQLTEDEFRVLRLQNGLYIQRHAPMLRVAIPYGILASRQLRTLAHIARKWDRGYGHFSTRQNIQFNWPKLEDVPDILAELATVQMHAIQTSGNCIRNTTTDHFAGVAPDELVDPLVWCEIIRQWSTLHPEFAFLPRKFKIAVSGAVQDRAAVGVHDIGLQAVERDGKLGFRVWVGGGLGRTPIVGKLINPFVEWQDLLTYLQAALRVYNLHGRRDNKYKARIKILVKDLTPEVYAQQVDEQWQLIKGGPDTITQEFVDSIKARFVWPQYDSAATQDIDNTAALAAADPRFARWLRTNVHPHKVAGYAAVTVSLKPTGVPPGDITADQMDAVANLADEYGFGELRVSHEQNLILADVRRARLHELWTTLQALNLATPNIGLLTNIIACPGGDFCALANAVSIPVAEAIQRQFDNLDYLFEIGELDLNISGCINSCGHHHVGHIGILGVDKAGEEWYQVTIGGRQNGAAKPLPDIESTRGGGAAIGRIIGPSFARDQVAGVVDRLVRTYLGLRDSEEERFIDVVDRVGIDPFKQDVYSDPAFAKPTQHAEAAHV, from the coding sequence ATGTACGTGTATGACCCCGTCGACCAGCAATTAGTCGAGCAACGCGTGGCGCAGTTCTCCGACCAGACACGCCGCTTCCTCGATGGCCAACTAACGGAAGATGAATTCCGCGTTTTGCGCCTGCAGAACGGCCTGTACATCCAGCGCCACGCGCCCATGCTGCGCGTCGCGATCCCCTACGGCATCCTGGCGTCGCGCCAATTGCGCACGCTGGCGCACATCGCGCGCAAATGGGACCGCGGCTACGGCCATTTCAGCACCCGCCAGAACATCCAGTTCAATTGGCCCAAGCTCGAAGACGTGCCGGACATCCTGGCTGAACTCGCCACCGTGCAGATGCATGCCATCCAGACCAGCGGCAACTGCATCCGCAACACCACCACCGACCATTTCGCCGGCGTCGCGCCGGACGAGCTGGTGGATCCGCTGGTGTGGTGCGAGATCATCCGCCAATGGTCCACGCTGCACCCCGAATTCGCCTTTTTGCCGCGCAAATTCAAGATCGCGGTCAGCGGCGCGGTGCAGGACCGCGCGGCCGTGGGCGTGCACGACATCGGCCTGCAGGCCGTCGAACGCGACGGCAAGCTGGGCTTTCGCGTCTGGGTCGGCGGCGGGCTGGGCCGCACGCCCATCGTCGGCAAGCTGATCAATCCCTTCGTCGAATGGCAGGACCTGCTGACCTATCTGCAGGCCGCGCTGCGGGTCTACAACCTGCACGGTCGCCGCGACAACAAGTACAAGGCGCGCATCAAGATTCTCGTCAAGGACCTGACGCCGGAAGTCTACGCGCAGCAGGTGGACGAGCAGTGGCAGCTCATCAAGGGCGGCCCGGACACCATCACCCAGGAATTCGTCGATAGCATCAAGGCCCGTTTCGTCTGGCCGCAATACGACTCCGCCGCGACGCAGGACATCGACAACACCGCCGCGCTCGCCGCCGCCGATCCGCGCTTCGCGCGTTGGCTGCGCACCAACGTGCACCCGCACAAAGTGGCCGGCTATGCCGCCGTCACCGTGTCGCTCAAGCCCACCGGCGTGCCGCCGGGCGACATCACCGCCGACCAGATGGACGCGGTGGCCAACCTGGCCGACGAATACGGCTTCGGCGAGCTGCGCGTCTCGCACGAGCAGAACCTGATCCTGGCCGACGTGCGCCGCGCGCGCCTGCATGAACTCTGGACCACGCTGCAGGCGCTGAACCTGGCCACGCCCAACATCGGGCTGCTGACCAACATCATCGCCTGTCCGGGCGGGGATTTCTGCGCGCTGGCCAATGCCGTCTCGATCCCCGTGGCCGAAGCCATCCAGCGCCAGTTCGACAACCTCGACTACCTGTTCGAGATCGGCGAGCTGGATCTGAACATCTCGGGCTGCATCAACTCCTGCGGCCACCATCACGTGGGCCATATCGGCATCCTCGGGGTCGATAAGGCCGGCGAGGAGTGGTATCAGGTCACCATCGGCGGCCGCCAGAACGGCGCCGCCAAGCCGCTGCCCGACATCGAATCCACGCGCGGCGGCGGCGCCGCGATCGGCCGCATCATCGGTCCGTCGTTCGCGCGCGACCAGGTCGCGGGCGTGGTGGACCGCCTTGTCCGCACCTACCTGGGCCTGCGCGACAGCGAAGAGGAACGCTTCATCGACGTGGTGGACCGCGTCGGCATCGACCCCTTCAAGCAGGACGTCTACTCCGATCCCGCCTTCGCCAAACCCACGCAGCACGCCGAGGCCGCCCATGTCTGA
- a CDS encoding DUF934 domain-containing protein, producing MSEIYPHDTPGPHLIRNGRLEADTARLFTPEPEVPAEGQVPGDAPGWIVPLSTWKTSRATLRRHQHPVAVLLDPDADLRDLADTDGTLDPAGIAFIAVDFPVYTDGRGYSLAQLLRTRYRWQGELRAVGDVMIDTIHYQARVGFDSFLVKPGHDPHKALEAFKTFTVHYQKTYRVPTPAAA from the coding sequence ATGTCTGAAATCTATCCGCACGACACCCCCGGCCCGCACCTGATCCGCAACGGCCGCCTGGAGGCCGACACCGCACGCCTCTTCACGCCCGAGCCCGAAGTCCCCGCCGAGGGCCAGGTGCCTGGCGACGCGCCGGGCTGGATCGTGCCGCTGTCCACCTGGAAGACCTCGCGCGCCACCTTGCGCCGCCACCAGCATCCGGTCGCGGTCCTGCTCGACCCCGACGCCGACCTGCGCGATCTGGCCGACACCGACGGCACGCTGGATCCCGCCGGCATCGCCTTCATCGCCGTGGATTTTCCGGTCTATACCGATGGCCGCGGCTATTCACTGGCGCAGTTGCTGCGCACGCGCTACCGGTGGCAAGGCGAACTGCGCGCGGTCGGCGACGTGATGATCGACACCATCCACTACCAGGCGCGCGTCGGCTTCGACAGCTTCCTGGTCAAGCCCGGCCACGATCCGCACAAGGCCCTGGAAGCCTTCAAGACGTTCACGGTGCATTACCAGAAGACCTATCGGGTGCCGACGCCGGCAGCCGCCTAG
- a CDS encoding IclR family transcriptional regulator — translation MNKPESEGSGPRVLRRGLRVLGVLRQAGAAGMHVVDIARAAGMQRTTAYRYLDVLVQEGYALRESEAPRWRVAELGVMMAGDPHAQAVRSLRPVLRQISDVSGDSAFLICRAGNDSLCLHREVGNYPVQVLAVTVGHRQPLGVGAAGLALLAALPSAESEEVIAQNEQALRAYGGMTVAQMRRLVENTRGRGWSVVGNAAVPGVLGVGVALCDAGGYPRLAVSVSSLISRMQAARQRNIADLIRAQLAQDEVRTQRWALPGFSGG, via the coding sequence ATGAACAAACCAGAATCCGAAGGCTCCGGGCCGCGCGTGTTGCGCCGCGGGCTGCGCGTGCTGGGCGTGCTGCGGCAGGCAGGGGCGGCGGGCATGCACGTGGTCGACATCGCGCGCGCGGCGGGCATGCAGCGGACCACGGCCTATCGCTATCTCGACGTGCTGGTGCAGGAGGGCTACGCCTTGCGCGAGTCCGAGGCGCCGCGTTGGCGCGTGGCCGAGCTGGGCGTGATGATGGCCGGCGATCCACACGCGCAAGCGGTGCGCAGCCTGCGGCCGGTGCTGCGCCAGATCAGCGACGTGAGCGGCGATTCCGCTTTTCTCATCTGCCGCGCCGGCAACGATTCGCTCTGCCTGCACCGCGAAGTGGGCAACTACCCTGTGCAGGTGCTGGCGGTCACGGTGGGGCACCGCCAGCCGCTGGGCGTGGGGGCGGCCGGGCTGGCGTTATTGGCGGCGCTGCCGTCAGCCGAGTCGGAAGAGGTGATTGCGCAGAACGAGCAGGCCCTGCGCGCCTATGGCGGCATGACGGTGGCGCAGATGCGGCGCTTGGTGGAGAACACGCGCGGGCGCGGCTGGTCCGTGGTGGGCAACGCGGCGGTCCCTGGCGTGCTGGGCGTGGGCGTGGCCCTGTGCGACGCTGGCGGATATCCGCGCCTGGCCGTCAGCGTGTCCAGCCTGATCAGCCGCATGCAGGCGGCGCGCCAGCGCAATATCGCCGACCTGATCCGCGCCCAGCTGGCGCAGGATGAGGTCAGGACGCAGCGCTGGGCGCTGCCGGGATTTTCGGGCGGCTAG
- a CDS encoding Bug family tripartite tricarboxylate transporter substrate binding protein has translation MKMQSKRWAAAAAALGALLAAPALAAKPYPERPVTLVVGYAAGGATDIVARLMAKSLSEELGQTIVVENKTGANSNIGAEIVSRAAPDGYTLYVGSIANTINRTLYSQLSYDFVKDFEPVGLLATIPNILVVNPKLPIKTVQEYVAYAKKNPGKLTCASSGSGSSIHLSCELFKMQTGTDILHVPYRGSGPAVADLLGGQVDSMFDNLPSSLPHVQAGKLRAIGVTSPQRLPSAPDTPTLAESGLAGFDVESWFGVMAPAGTPKPVVERLNQAINKALASPALQTSYQQSGFYAPQQPNTPETYAKKIASEIDKWGKVVKSANLKAN, from the coding sequence ATGAAGATGCAAAGCAAGCGGTGGGCCGCCGCGGCGGCCGCCCTGGGCGCGCTGCTCGCGGCCCCGGCCCTGGCGGCCAAACCCTATCCCGAGCGTCCCGTGACGCTGGTGGTCGGCTACGCGGCCGGCGGCGCCACCGACATCGTGGCGCGCCTGATGGCGAAGTCCCTCTCGGAAGAACTGGGCCAGACCATCGTGGTCGAGAACAAGACCGGCGCCAACAGCAACATCGGCGCGGAAATCGTCTCGCGCGCCGCGCCCGACGGCTACACGCTGTATGTAGGTTCCATCGCCAACACCATCAACCGCACGCTGTACAGCCAGCTCAGCTATGACTTCGTGAAGGACTTCGAGCCGGTCGGCCTGCTGGCGACCATTCCGAACATCCTGGTGGTCAATCCCAAGCTGCCGATCAAGACCGTGCAGGAATACGTGGCCTACGCCAAGAAGAACCCGGGCAAGCTGACCTGCGCCTCGTCGGGCAGCGGCTCGTCCATCCACCTGTCGTGCGAACTGTTCAAGATGCAGACCGGCACCGACATCCTGCACGTGCCGTACCGCGGCAGCGGCCCGGCCGTGGCCGACCTGCTGGGCGGCCAGGTGGATTCCATGTTCGACAACCTGCCCTCGTCGCTGCCACATGTGCAGGCCGGCAAGCTGCGCGCCATCGGCGTCACCTCGCCCCAGCGCCTGCCTTCCGCGCCCGATACGCCCACGCTGGCCGAATCCGGCTTGGCCGGCTTCGACGTGGAATCCTGGTTCGGCGTGATGGCGCCTGCCGGCACCCCCAAGCCCGTGGTCGAGCGCTTGAACCAGGCCATCAACAAGGCGCTGGCCAGCCCGGCGCTGCAGACGTCCTATCAGCAGTCCGGCTTCTACGCGCCACAGCAGCCCAACACGCCCGAGACCTACGCCAAGAAGATCGCCAGCGAGATCGACAAGTGGGGCAAGGTCGTCAAGAGCGCCAACCTCAAAGCCAACTAG
- a CDS encoding class I adenylate-forming enzyme family protein — MYPIDFFFRAAEQYPDRIALDGPEGLVTYSRLAADTRALAAALQDLDPAPQTRVAICAGNSARHILALLAVLASGKVWVPLNYRSTEREIGRILDATEPSIVIVDGVGAPLAPEVQAPQGRRHIHLDDAAAPLALDELLARCAGREPQRHALPRDATQAVKFTGGTTGLPKGVMQPYHAWNAGIINQIMSWGLTHEDRYVVAAPITHGTGTYLLPVLARGGAHLLLDGVTPASITAAFRERGGTLSFMPPTLIYMIMAQPGVSRADFPRLRNLIYGGAPMPVEKIDKARAFFGPVLGTTYGQTEAPQIVTVLRPSDLEAPQNRASVGRVTWLSDVAIMAPDGALLPRGEIGEVVVQGDLVMASYWRLPEKTAETVVNGWLHTGDTGLIDARGYLFLKDRLRDVIITGGFNIYPVDVENALSAHPAVYECSVFGLPDDKWGEAVHAAVQFHPGVEASEDELKAHVRALLGPVATPKQFHIHDSLPRSSVGKVLKNAVRDAAQKESS; from the coding sequence ATGTACCCGATAGATTTCTTCTTTCGCGCCGCCGAGCAGTATCCGGACCGCATCGCGCTGGACGGCCCAGAGGGCCTGGTCACGTACTCGCGGCTGGCCGCCGACACGCGGGCGCTGGCCGCGGCCTTGCAGGACCTGGATCCGGCGCCGCAGACGCGGGTGGCGATCTGCGCCGGCAACTCCGCGCGGCACATCCTGGCGCTGCTGGCCGTGCTGGCCAGCGGCAAGGTGTGGGTGCCGCTCAATTACCGCAGCACCGAGCGCGAGATCGGGCGCATCCTGGACGCCACCGAGCCGTCCATCGTGATCGTCGACGGCGTGGGCGCGCCGCTGGCGCCCGAGGTCCAGGCGCCGCAAGGCCGCCGCCACATCCATCTGGACGACGCGGCGGCGCCGCTGGCGCTGGATGAGCTGCTGGCCCGCTGCGCCGGACGCGAGCCGCAACGCCACGCGCTGCCGCGCGACGCCACCCAGGCCGTCAAGTTCACCGGCGGCACCACCGGCCTGCCCAAAGGCGTGATGCAGCCGTACCACGCGTGGAATGCGGGCATCATCAACCAGATCATGAGCTGGGGGCTGACCCACGAAGACCGCTATGTGGTGGCCGCCCCCATCACGCACGGCACCGGCACCTACCTGCTGCCGGTGCTGGCGCGCGGCGGCGCCCATCTGCTGCTGGACGGCGTCACGCCGGCCAGCATTACCGCCGCCTTCCGCGAACGCGGCGGCACGCTGAGCTTCATGCCGCCCACGCTGATCTACATGATCATGGCGCAGCCCGGCGTCTCGCGCGCCGACTTCCCGCGCCTGCGCAACCTGATCTACGGCGGCGCGCCCATGCCGGTGGAGAAGATCGACAAAGCCCGCGCCTTCTTCGGCCCGGTGCTGGGCACCACCTACGGCCAGACCGAAGCGCCGCAGATCGTGACCGTGCTGCGCCCCTCTGATCTGGAAGCGCCGCAGAACCGCGCCTCGGTCGGGCGCGTCACCTGGCTCAGCGACGTGGCCATCATGGCGCCCGACGGCGCGCTGCTGCCGCGCGGCGAGATCGGCGAGGTCGTGGTGCAGGGCGACCTGGTCATGGCCAGCTACTGGCGCCTGCCCGAAAAGACCGCCGAAACCGTGGTGAACGGGTGGCTGCATACCGGCGACACCGGCCTGATCGACGCGCGCGGCTATCTGTTCCTGAAGGACCGGCTGCGCGACGTGATCATCACGGGCGGCTTCAACATCTATCCCGTGGACGTGGAGAACGCGCTGTCCGCGCATCCCGCCGTGTACGAATGCTCGGTGTTCGGACTGCCGGACGACAAGTGGGGCGAAGCGGTCCACGCCGCGGTCCAGTTCCATCCCGGCGTGGAAGCCAGCGAGGACGAGCTCAAGGCGCACGTGCGCGCCCTGCTCGGCCCCGTGGCCACGCCCAAACAGTTCCACATCCATGACAGCCTGCCGCGCTCCAGCGTGGGCAAGGTACTGAAAAATGCCGTGCGCGACGCGGCCCAGAAGGAGTCCTCATGA
- a CDS encoding citryl-CoA lyase, which yields MKTPETRLCAHHLTGMSYRDVDLVEDLIGKKTFTEVMIMQILGREARPVDLRIVDAVLVTLMEHGLTPSAITTRLIYMSAPENLQGAVASGLMAVGSRFVGTMENCSRLLDRIRQAEDGRAEALAIAREFRESRSALPGFGHHLHKPDDPRSIKLLALAEAEPDLKGDSLKALRLFSAAIDETYGKHITINATGAVAALLSEIGVPTELMRGFAVISRAAGLVSHVAEEQQSPSGRYIWETIDHAIPYVGRGKTHQGAEQA from the coding sequence ATGAAAACGCCCGAAACCCGCCTTTGCGCGCATCACCTCACCGGCATGTCCTACCGCGACGTGGACCTGGTCGAGGACCTGATCGGCAAGAAAACCTTCACCGAAGTCATGATCATGCAGATCCTTGGCCGCGAGGCGCGCCCGGTGGACCTGCGCATCGTCGACGCGGTGCTCGTCACGCTGATGGAGCACGGGCTGACGCCCAGCGCCATCACCACGCGGCTGATCTATATGAGCGCGCCGGAAAACCTGCAGGGCGCGGTGGCGTCGGGGCTGATGGCGGTGGGCAGCCGGTTCGTCGGCACCATGGAAAACTGCTCGCGCCTGCTGGACCGCATCCGCCAGGCCGAGGACGGCCGCGCGGAAGCCCTGGCGATCGCCCGCGAATTCCGCGAATCGCGCAGCGCGCTGCCCGGCTTCGGCCACCATCTGCACAAGCCCGACGATCCGCGCTCGATCAAGCTGCTGGCGTTGGCCGAGGCCGAGCCAGATCTCAAGGGCGACTCGCTCAAGGCGCTGCGCCTGTTCTCGGCAGCCATCGACGAGACCTACGGCAAGCACATCACCATCAATGCCACCGGCGCGGTCGCCGCGCTGCTCAGCGAGATCGGCGTGCCGACCGAACTGATGCGCGGCTTCGCCGTCATCTCGCGCGCGGCCGGCCTGGTATCGCACGTGGCCGAGGAACAGCAAAGCCCGTCCGGACGCTACATCTGGGAAACCATAGACCACGCCATTCCCTACGTGGGCCGAGGCAAGACGCATCAGGGCGCAGAGCAAGCGTAA